Proteins from a genomic interval of Gossypium hirsutum isolate 1008001.06 chromosome A09, Gossypium_hirsutum_v2.1, whole genome shotgun sequence:
- the LOC107896483 gene encoding plant UBX domain-containing protein 8 → MVRPNQEAVDTFISITGAPEAVAISMLEEHAGNLNTAVNAYFSEGDRPTSTIVPVDDAMDIDDPNEVVPNGPVLPFLPSSRTNQQSSLHDRNFHSSFFDGDSGSTHEPMVTHPTEVREVKNSHEPSSHAPVVADASETAQALGPKSHETVTIDEVGDDSIAQPRRQNDNSNNQHVTPSAPAFDNLPDYGNDIEEQMIQAAIEASKRDAEELSNTGPWRNMSHSEDAVLEEAVSLSFKTAEQEKALREQGYCAGTSEVEASIPPKEHLGNMAVSNGRLMEGSSSIQAEAEDGDEQPLVRHRSRQTSSGPGESANEVGVVEASAPSSPGQQGIGNLPLNNGNEFPSDEWGGISSVEHDEAVMLEAAMFGGIPENGYRFAYAPHHFIRPEGSNPWRTPRPPSPSLEAQRLIREQQDDEYNASLQADREKELKAIQEAEACRLEEEAARKAALEEEKRKEEESRRKMEEEQECERQLAAKEASLPLEPSADEENAVNLLVRMPDGSRRGRLFLKSDTLQSLYDFIDISRGVKPGTYRLVRPYPRRAFGDDECSLTLNELGLANKQEALFLELI, encoded by the exons ATGGTGAGACCTAATCAAGAAGCAGTCGACACTTTCATCAGCATCACTGGGGCACCCGAAGCTGTTGCTATTTCCATGCTAGAG GAGCATGCTGGCAATCTCAATACAGCTGTAAATGCATATTTCAGCGAGGGTGATAG GCCAACATCAACCATAGTTCCTGTAGATGATGCCATGGATATAGATGATCCAAATGAAGTTGTGCCAAATGGGCCAGTCCTTCCATTTCTACCATCATCTAGAACAAACCAACAATCGTCTCTTCATGATCGAAACTTCCATAGCAGTTTCTTCGATGGTGATTCTGGTTCAACTCATGAACCAATGGTAACACATCCAACAGAGGTGAGAGAGGTTAAGAATAGCCATGAGCCATCTAGTCATGCTCCTGTTGTTGCGGATGCCTCTGAAACTGCACAAGCTCTCGGCCCGAAATCCCATGAGACTGTTACAATTGATGAAGTAGGTGACGATTCAATTGCGCAGCCAAGGCGGCAGAATGATAACTCTAACAACCAGCATGTTACACCCAGCGCTCCTGCCTTTGATAATTTGCCAGACTATGGCAATGACATTGAAGAACAAATGATTCAAGCTGCTATTGAGGCCTCTAAGCGGGATGCTGAG GAGTTAAGTAATACTGGGCCTTGGCGTAATATGTCTCATTCAGAGGATGCTGTACTTGAAGAAGCAGTTTCATTGTCCTTTAAG ACAGCAGAGCAAGAGAAGGCATTGCGTGAGCAGGGTTACTGTGCCGGAACATCAGAAGTGGAAGCTTCTATACCACCTAAGGAGCATCTCGGGAACATGGCAGTCTCAAATGGGAG GTTAATGGAAGGAAGCTCTTCCATTCAAGCTGAAGCTGAAGATGGAGATGAGCAGCCTCTAGTTAGGCACAGGTCTAGACAGACATCATCTGGCCCAGGAGAATCTGCAAACGAAGTCGGAGTTGTGGAGGCTAGCGCACCATCAAGTCCTGGACAGCAAGGAATAGGCAATCTCCCACTGAACAATGGAAATGAATTCCCTTCTGATGAG TGGGGTGGTATTTCTTCTGTGGAACATGATGAGGCAGTCATGCTTGAGGCTGCGATGTTTGGTGGAATCCCTGAGAATGGGTATCGTTTTGCCTATGCACCTCATCACTTCATTCGACCTGAGGGCTCTAATCCCTGGCGTACCCCTCGTCCTCCATCACCCTCTTTGGAAGCTCAACGCCTGATACGGGAACAACAA GACGATGAATATAATGCATCATTGCAAGCTGACAGAGAAAAAGAGTTGAAGGCAATTCAAGAAGCTGAAGCTTGCCGTTTAGAGGAGGAAGCAGCTAGAAAAGCTGCTCTTGAAGAAGAAAAACGGAAAGAGGAAGAGTCCCGCAGGAAAATGGAGGAGGAACAG GAATGTGAGAGACAATTAGCTGCTAAAGAAGCTTCTCTGCCTCTGGAGCCATCAGCCGATGAGGAAAATGCTGTAAACCTTCTAGTGCGAATGCCAGATGGCAGTCGAAGGGGCCGTTTATTTCTCAAGTCTGACACGCTGCAG TCTCTCTATGACTTCATAGATATCAGTAGAGGAGTCAAGCCAGGCACTTACCGATTG GTGAGGCCGTACCCAAGGCGTGCTTTCGGTGATGATGAATGCAGCTTGACGCTGAATGAACTTGGATTAGCAAACAAACAAGAAGCCCTATTtctggagttgatctaa
- the LOC107896484 gene encoding F-box protein PP2-A12, whose translation MGAYFSALFINQGGLSSVSSSSPSLGDLPESCVASIIGYLDPPEICKLGKLNRAFRGASWADFVWESKLPSNYQVLVDKILTFVPENLGKREIYSLLCTTNTLDGGTKKIWLDKSSGGLCMSISSKVLHITGIDDRRYWNHIPTDESRFHSIAYLQQTWWFEVDGEVEFPFPAGSYSVFFRLQLGRSSKRFGRQICNSEHIHGWDKKPVRFQLWTSDGQHARSQCTLNEPGKWFHYHIGDFNVENSNSSTKIKLSMTQIDCTHTKGGLCLDSVVIYPSKYREKLQQKGFLRC comes from the exons ATGGGTGCCTATTTCTCTGCTTTGTTCATTAACCAAGGGGGTTTATCATCTGTTTCATCATCGTCACCCAGTTTGGGAGATTTACCAGAGAGCTGTGTGGCATCAATTATTGGGTATTTGGATCCTCCGGAGATATGTAAATTGGGAAAGTTGAACAGAGCATTTAGAGGTGCTTCTTGGGCTGATTTTGTTTGGGAATCGAAATTGCCATCTAATTATCAAGTCCTTGTTGATAAAATTCTAACTTTTGTGCCTGAAAATTTGGGTAAACGAGAAATATATTCATTGCTCTGTACAACAAATACTCTTGATGGTGGTACCAAG aaaATATGGCTAGATAAGAGCAGTGGTGGTTTATGCATGTCAATATCTTCAAAGGTATTACATATAACAGGGATTGATGATCGAAGATATTGGAATCATATTCCAACTGATGAATCTAG GTTCCATTCGATCGCATATCTGCAGCAAACCTGGTGGTTTGAAGTCGATGGAGAGGTGGAATTTCCCTTTCCAGCAGGAAGCTATAGCGTTTTCTTCAGACTGCAGCTAGGTCGTTCCTCTAAGAGGTTTGGTCGCCAAATCTGCAACTCAGAGCACATCCATGGTTGGGATAAAAAACCCGTAAGGTTTCAACTATGGACATCAGATGGTCAGCATGCCAGATCTCAATGTACTTTGAATGAACCTGGAAAATGGTTTCACTACCATATCGGAGATTTCAATGTCGAGAACTCGAATTCATCAACAAAGATTAAGCTATCGATGACTCAAATCGATTGCACGCATACGAAAGGGGGTCTATGTTTAGACTCTGTTGTCATATACCCAAGCAAATACAGGGAAAAATTACAGCAGAAAGGGTTTTTAAGGTGCTAA